A part of Mesoplodon densirostris isolate mMesDen1 chromosome 10, mMesDen1 primary haplotype, whole genome shotgun sequence genomic DNA contains:
- the KLHL40 gene encoding kelch-like protein 40, giving the protein MALGLEQAEEQRLYQQTLLQDGLKDMLDHGKFLDCVVRVGEREFPCHRLVLAACSPYFRARFLAEPERAGELRLEEVSPDVVAQVLHYLYTSEIALDEASVQDLFAAAHRFQIPSIFTICVSFLQKRLCLANCLAVFRLGLLLDCARLAVAARDFICAHFSLVARDADFLGLSADELIAIISSDGLNVEKEEAVFEAVMRWASSGDAEGQAERQRSLPTVFESVRFRLLPRAFLESRVERHPLVRAQPELLRKVQMVKDAHEGRITVLRKKKEKGKEAVGAKATDKGTVEAKAEEEEEEAERVLPGILNDTLRFGMFLQDLIFMISEEGAVAYDPAANECYCASLSTQIPKNHVSLVTKENQVFVAGGLFYNEDNKEDPMSAYFLQFDHLDSEWLGMPPLPSPRCLFGLGEALNSIYVVGGRELKDDERSLDSVMCYDRLSFKWGESDPLPYAVYGHSVLSHMDLVYVIGGKGSDRKCLNKMCVYDPKKFEWRELAPMKTARSLFGATIHDGRIFVAAGVTDTGLTSSAEVYNIVDGKWAPFEAFPQERSSLSLVSLAGTLYAIGGFATLETESGELVPTELNDIWRYNEEEKKWEGVLREVAYAAGATFLPVRLNVLRLTKL; this is encoded by the exons ATGGCGTTGGGCTTGGAGCAGGCGGAGGAGCAGCGGCTGTACCAGCAGACGCTCCTGCAGGACGGGCTCAAGGACATGCTGGACCACGGCAAGTTCCTCGACTGCGTGGTGCGGGTGGGTGAGCGCGAGTTCCCATGCCACCGCCTGGTGCTGGCTGCCTGCAGCCCCTACTTCCGGGCGCGCTTCCTGGCCGAGCCCGAGCGCGCGGGCGAGCTGCGCCTGGAGGAGGTGTCCCCTGACGTGGTGGCCCAGGTGCTACACTACCTGTACACGTCAGAGATCGCGCTGGACGAGGCAAGCGTGCAGGACCTGTTCGCCGCGGCGCACCGCTTCCAGATCCCATCCATCTTCACCATCTGCGTGTCCTTCCTGCAGAAGCGCCTGTGCCTCGCCAACTGCCTGGCGGTCTTCCGCCTAGGCCTCCTGCTCGACTGCGCGCGCCTTGCCGTGGCCGCCCGCGACTTCATCTGCGCGCACTTCTCGCTGGTGGCCCGCGACGCCGACTTCCTCGGGCTCTCAGCTGACGAGCTCATCGCCATCATCTCCAGCGATGGCCTCAACGTGGAGAAGGAGGAGGCCGTTTTCGAGGCGGTGATGAGATGGGCGAGCAGCGGCGACGCCGAGGGGCAGGCCGAGCGCCAGCGCTCGCTGCCCACCGTCTTCGAGAGCGTGCGCTTCCGCCTGCTGCCGCGCGCCTTCCTAGAGAGCCGCGTGGAGCGCCACCCTCTCGTGCGTGCCCAGCCCGAGCTGCTGCGCAAGGTGCAGATGGTGAAGGATGCGCACGAGGGCCGCATCACCGTGCTGcgcaagaagaaggagaaggggaaggaggcagTGGGGGCCAAGGCCACTGACAAGGGCACAGTCGAAGCCaaggcagaggaggaagaagaggaggccgAGCGCGTCCTACCCGGGATCCTCAATGACACCCTGCGCTTTGGCATGTTCCTACAGGACCTCATTTTCATGATCAGTGAGGAGGGCGCCGTGGCCTATGACCCGGCAGCCAACGAGTGCTACTGTGCCTCCCTCTCCACCCAGATCCCCAAGAACCACGTCAGTCTAGTGACCAAGGAGAACCAGGTCTTCGTGGCTGGGGGTCTTTTCTACAATGAGGACAACAAAGAGGACCCCATGAGTGCTTACTTCTTGCAG TTTGACCACCTGGACTCAGAGTGGCTGGGGATGCCGCCGCTGCCCTCGCCGCGCTGCCTCTTCGGCCTGGGAGAGGCTCTTAACTCCATCTACGTGGTCGGCGGCCGAGAACTCAAGGACGACGAGCGTAGCCTGGACTCGGTCATGTGCTACGACAGGCT GTCGTTCAAATGGGGCGAATCGGACCCGCTGCCTTATGCCGTGTACGGCCACTCTGTGCTCTCCCATATGGACCTTGTCTACGTCATTGGCGGCAAAGGTAGCGACAG GAAGTGCCTGAACAAGATGTGCGTCTATGACCCTAAGAAGTTCGAGTGGAGGGAGCTGGCCCCCATGAAGACTGCCCGCTCACTCTTCGGGGCCACCATCCATGACGGCCGCATTTTTGTGGCTGCTGGGGTCACAGACACAGGGCTGACCAGTTCAGCTGAGGTGTACAACATCGTGGACGGCAA GTGGGCACCCTTTGAGGCCTTCCCACAAGAGCGCAGCTCGCTCAGCCTGGTCAGCCTGGCGGGCACGCTCTATGCCATCGGCGGCTTTGCTACACTGGAGACTGAGTCCGGGGAGCTGGTTCCCACAGAGCTCAACGACATCTGGAG gtaCAATGAGGAGGAGAAGAAGTGGGAGGGGGTCCTGCGGGAGGTCGCCTATGCCGCTGGCGCCACCTTCCTACCTGTACGGCTCAATGTGCTGCGCCTGACCAAGCTGTGA